The Nocardia sp. BMG51109 nucleotide sequence TGGACGAACTGCGCGAGCGCGTCACCGCCGATCTGGGCGAGCGCGACCGCGAATACATCTACTCGATCATCAAGGCGCAGCGCGGTTTCGAGATCGCCGGGCGCGGCCTGATGTATCTGGGCTTCCTGCCGCCGTTCTGGCTGGCCGGGGTGGCCGCGCTGAGCGTCTCCAAGATCCTGGACAATATGGAGATCGGCCACAACGTCATGCACGGCCAGTGGGACTGGATGCGTGAGCCGGGCCTGAATTCCCGTGTGTTCGAATGGGATACGGTCTGTCCGGCCGATCAGTGGAAGCACTCGCACAACTACGTGCACCACACCTTCACCAATATCCACGGCCGCGACCGCGATATCGGGTACGGGGTGCTGCGCATCGACGAGGGTCAGGAGTGGAATCCCTACTACCTCGGCAATCCGGTGTACGCGGCGCTGCTGATGCTGTTCTTCGAGTGGGGCGTGATGCTGCACGACCTCGAGGCCGACAACATCGTCCGGGGGAAGCGCTCGTGGTCGGATATCAAGCGGCTGGTCAAGGGGCAGGTGCGCAAGGCCGGGCGGCAGGTGCTCAAGGACTACGTGGTGTTCCCGCTGCTGAGCGGGCCGCTGTTCCTGTCCACCCTGGCCGGCAACGCCACCGCCAATCTGGTGCGCAACGTCTGGGCGTACTCGATCATCTTCTGCGGCCACTTCCCGTCCGGCGTACAGACGTTCACCGAGGAGGAGACCGAGAACGAGACCCGCGGCGAGTGGTACGTCCGGCAGATGCTCGGCTCGGCGAACATCACCGGCAGCACACTGTTCCACATCATGTCCGGCAACCTGTCGCACCAGATCGAGCACCACCTGTTTCCGGACCTGCCGGCCAACCGCTATCCGGAGATCGCTCCCGAGGTTCGCGCGCTGTGCGAGAAATACGGCCTGCCCTACAACACCGGCCCGCTCGGCAAGCAGATCGGTGAGGTGTGGGGGAAGCTGTTCCGCCTCGCGCTGCCGCCCGCGCCGACCGGGAAGACGTCACCTCCCGGTGTTATCGTGATGCGAGAGCGACACCCTAGTGAAGCGGGCGTGTGAATGATCGGGAAATTCGAAAGCAACAAGGATCTGATCCAGGAATTGACGTCGTCCGGGGCACGACACGTCGGCAATATCGCAACGATCATCACCGGTACCGTCGCCGAGGTGACGCGTGAGGTCGGGGAATGGGTCACCGACGCCATCGAGATGCGCGAGGCGGCCGCGGCCGCGCGGCGCGACAACGAGGCCGCCGCCGACGTGAACGGCGGGCGTGACGAGTCCGACGTGCTGCCGGACGAGTCGCGGCAGACGCCGCACGTCGCCGCCGATCAGCCCTATATCGACGCCGACGTGGAGATCATCGACCCCGACCAGCGCTGATCCGGGTGCCGCCGGTGCTCAGAACACCGGCAGCCGGCGTCGATGCTCGGTGACGTCGGTGATCAGGTCCTTGTAACCGTCGGCGAGTTCGGCGAGGCGGACCCACTGCAGGTGCGCCTCGCCGTCGACGCCGCCCCGGCGCGAGAGCACGCTCACCCGGGTACGCCGGTCGCCCTTCGGATCGGCCATGCGCAGGCCCAGAGCATGGTGCGCGGCAACCCATTTCGCGGCCATCCGGTCGATGACGGCGCCGAGCGTCTCGGTGTGCAGCGAGGCGCCGGCCCGGTGCGCGACGTGCTCCGCGACCCAGGTGTCGATGTGATCGATCAGCCGGGTCCGGGCGCCGTCGACATCGTCGACGACCTGACTGCAGGCGGCGACCCTGCTGCTGGGCGCGTCGGGTGCGTGCGCGGCCTGCTGCGCGTGCCGGCGGCGCTCGTGGCACCGCACCAGGTCGTATCCGGCTTCGAGTACGGGATGCGCGTTGTCCGCGCCGCTGCGGAATGCGTGCAGGAGTTCCGCCGCGGATGGCAGCCCACCGAATTCGATACGACCACCGGCGTATTCGGTCGCCATGGTCCTCACCCTCGCCTGTGTCGACTGGATGCGCCAGGGCCGAGGGGGTATCGGGGAGGGGCTCCCCTCGGCCACGGCGCAGTCCCGCGGCCCGGGCACGACAGTCCTCGGCACATGCTCACGGTGAAGAAACCGGGAAAAGCCGCGACGATGCGATAGAAGACTGTCCGGGTAAATGCGGGACATATTCAGGAAAGCGCCTCGGGGGAATCCGCGCAACAAGCCGCCGCCCGAAAACGGAAGCTGCCGGACAATCGTTATAGACCGTTACGGGCGGGTCACGCGGCCGCCAAGATCGAAGATCGTGCACGGATGTAGGAACGCAGGATACCCGTCCGGCGAGATCACGAAACGCCGTGCCGCCGAGCCGATCCGGCGGCCGGTCGCGTGCGGTTTCGGTGAACGGATGTACTCGCTGTTCGGCGACACGGTAGCTATCCACGTGCCGCATCCCGCGTGCCGTCCGATAGCCTGGTCTTTCGTGTCCGCCTACGTGTCCTCCCCGGAGCTGACCTTCGGCTTCCTGTTCGCGCTGGAAGATCCGGAGCGAATCGCCGATGTGGTGCGGAATCTGATGGAGCGCCGTACCGTATCCGTGTTCCGGCTGGCGCACGTGTCCGGCACGGCCGGGCCGCCGGAGCGCTACGTGGTGAACTGGGCCGCCATCCCGCAGATCTCGGTCACCACCGGTGCGCCGGAGCCGGAGGAGTTGCTGGCCGCTCGCACGATGCTGGTGAACGCCTTCCTCGACGACCAGGGCGGAATCAGTCTGTATTCGTCGCAGGGCAGCATTCCGGGATGAGTCTGCGCAGGTAGCGACGCCGGGCCGGAGGGTAGCGGAGATGCGGATTCATCGCCCCGCGGGCGGATTTCGTTAGCATGATTCATCGCACAGGGGCTCTCAGCGACCTCTCAGCTACAGGCAAGCCGGTGTTCAGGTGGTCTGGGAAATGTGGGTTCCGGTCGTTGGTCCAACAGGGGCGCCGACCGCGAATACCTGTTCCCTACAGAGAGGTTCGACCATGATCCCCGTCATCATCGACACCGGAAGCGCTGCGCTCGGCGGTCTGCTCAACACCGGAGGCGCTGCTTTCCAGGGCATTCTGAACACCCTGTTGACGGGTTCCTTCGGCGGCTGAGCCCGCCTCGCCGGCTCTTCTCACACCGCCCCGGTGTTCGCGCCGGGGCGGTGTCGGCCGTCTGCGGGGTCAGCTGGCGACCGCCTGCGACAACCGGTGCAGCAGCACCTGTTCGAGCAGCTCGACCAGGACCTGCTTGACCGACGTCCGGTCGCGCGCATCGCATTCGACGAGGTGGATCGACTCGTCGATATCGAGGGCCTCGCGCACCTCGTCCAGGTCGAAGTGCTGGCCGCTGTCGAACCGGTTGACCGCCACCACGAATGCGGTATCGCGCTGCTCGAAGTAGTCCAGCACCGGGTAGCAGTCCTCGACGCGGGCGGTGTCGAGCAGGATCACCCCGCCCAGCGCGCCGTCGAGCAGGTCGTCCCAGAGGAATTCGAATCGCTCCTGGCCCGGCGTGCCGAACAGGTACAGCACCAGGGTGCGGTCGAGGGTGATGCGGCCGAAGTCCATCGCCACCGTGGTGGTGGTCTTGTCCTCGCGCAGGCCCGGATCGTCGACGCCGACCGACACCTCGGTCATCGCCGCCTCGGTCGACAGCGGCTCGATCTCGGAGATCGCTCCGATGAAGGTGGTCTTACCGACCCCGAAACCGCCGCTGACCACGATCTTCACCGAGGAGGCCGACAGTTCGGGCGCGGTGTCGGAATCCCCGGCATCGGAGCGCTCGGTCTCGGAGTGTGCGGCGTCCTCGGAGTGTGCGGTGTCAGAGTGTGCGGTGTCAGAGTGCCCGAACAAGATCCCTGATCCTCTCGATGGCGGCGGTGGACAGTTCGTCCGCGGTCTGTGCCGTCGCGTGCCCGGCGGCGACCAGATCGCCGACGACGATCCGGGCCACGCCCACCGGAACATCCAGTGCGGCAGCGATTTCCGCGACGGAACGGGGTTGCTGGCAGAGCCGGACGACGGTCTGCTGTTCGAATCGCAGCGGTGCCGACAGCGCGGCGGGGCGCGCGTGCACCAGGGTCTCGATGCGCAGGCCGTCGACCAGCGGAGCGGTGCGGCCGCCGGTCATCAGGAACGGCCGGACCACCGGTTCGTCGCCACCGCCGTCGGCGTGCTGGTGCGGCGGGGCCGCGCGGGGATCGGACCACGCCGCCGGCCGGTTCAGCGCGATCATCCGGCGATCCGGCAATCTGTGCGGCTCGGTCATCTGCGCAACGATTCTCTCAGTTCGGAGATCAGCGCCGGGGTGAGCAGCGCGCCGGCCCGGTCGGCCAGCACGGCCATCTGGTAGCCCACCAGGCCCACGTCGGCATCGCTGCCGGCGATCACGCCGATGCAGCTGCCGTCGGCGATCGCCGACACCAGCAGGAAACCGCGGCGCATCTCGATCATGATCAGTTTCAGCCCGTCGAAATCATAACTGCGCGAGGCGCTCCGGGACAGGCTGACCAGTCCGGAGACCATGGCCGCGAGCCGATCGGCGCCGGCTCGGTCCAGGCCGTCCGACATCGCCATCAATAGTCCGTCCGAGGATACCGCGACCGTGTCGCGGACACCGTCCGTGCTGCGGACGAAGTCGGTCAGCAGCCAGTTGAACGCGTGCGGACCGGTGTCCGGCAGGTGGGTCGTCACCTGGGTTCCTCCTGTGTGGTCGAAGCCGGAATCCGTTGCCGCTCGGTCGATTCGCCGCGCTGATGTCCGGCGCGGAAACCGGTGAGCATGCCGCGGACCTGGTCGGGGGAGCGGTCGGCGGCGGGCGCCGCCGGCTGCCGGGGCGCGACCGCGGGGCGGGCTCCGGCATCGCGAGTCTTCCGGTTGCGCTTGACGAGCCCGTTTCGCGTACGTTGAACTTCGGCAACAGGTGTGTCGTCGGGGGTGTGAGGTTCGGGTGCTTCCGGCGCCGCGGCGGCGCGATTGCGGTGTGCGGCCGCGGCGTACAGGGAGTCCTTCATCGGCCCGGGCGGCAGCGTCGGGAACGGGTCGGGCTGCGGATCGCCGGACGGTGTGCCCGCCGATGTGTCCATCGGTGTGCCCGCCGATGTGTTTGCCGATGTCTCCCGGCTCGCCGGAAGGCTGTGCCGCCCCGGCGAATAGCGTTCCGGCGCCTGCCCGTTCCCGGCGTTCCCGGTGCTGACCGACGGGAGTTCCGTGGTGGGCGCGGGATCGGGCGAGAGCGCGAGCGCGCGCCGGGTGGAACGGAAAGTGGGCTGTGTGACCTCGGCGGCCGCATGCTCCGATGTCGTCTCGGTCGCCGGGTGACCGTCGATGTCCCGCGCGCGGATCGCGGGTGCCGCATCGGGTGTCGCGTTCGGCCGGGCCGTACCGGGATCGGCCAGCAGCCCGAGGGGCAGCAGCAGCCGCGCGACCACGCCGCTGACCGGCGACACCGTGAGTTCCACCTCGATACCCAGCCGGCGGGCGAGTCGGCCGACGACGTAGTGGCCGAGATACCGGGTCGGCGCCACCAGGAAATCGGCGTCGCCGCGCAGCCGGGCGTTGGCGTCGGCCAGCTGGTCGGCGGACATCCCGACCCCGTGATCGACGATCGCCAGCAGGTAGTGCTGCCCGAGGCGGCGGCCGTAGATCTCGACCTCCAGATCCGGTGGGGAGAAGGCCAATCCGTTCTCGATCAGCTCGGCCAGCATATGCGCCAGGTCGCTGACCACCGCGCCGGTGATCGCGACGTCGTCGACGCGGCGCAGCACGACCCGGGGGTAGTCGTCGACCTCCGACAGCGCCGCGCGGATCACGTCGGTCAGCGGGATCGGCTCGGACCACCGTCGCGGGCTGGCCTCGCCGACGAGCACCAGCAGGCTTTCGGCGTTGCGGCGCATGCGGGTTGCCAGATGGTCGAGTTCGAACATGTTGGCCAGCATCTTGGGGTCGAGCTCCTCGCGCTCGAACTCGCTGATCAACGCCAGCTGCCGGCGCACCAGATTCTGGTTGCGCCGCCCCAGATTCGCCAGTGACTCGGTCGTATTGCGTTGCAGCAGCGCCTGTTGCGAGGCGAGCTCGTAGGCGGTGACCTGCACCCGGTCGAATGCCTCCGCCACCGAGACGATCTCGGTGCTCGCACCCGCCGGCGTCCGGACCTGTTGCGGCGGATCGGGTTCGGCGTCCGTCGCGGCCTGCCAGGCGTGGATCAGTTCGGGCAGCCGGCGCGAGGCCACGTCGTCGGCCTCGCCGGCGAGCGCGGCCAGCGGGCGCACGATGGCGCGGGCGCTCGCCACCACCAGCAGCACCAGGATGAACAGGGCCAGCATGGCCGCCCCGGTGTAGGCGCCGAGCTGGAGGGCGGCGGTGCGGCGCAGCTGATC carries:
- a CDS encoding acyl-CoA desaturase; this encodes MTILTETENGPLVLSPQQVEEIGRRLDELRERVTADLGERDREYIYSIIKAQRGFEIAGRGLMYLGFLPPFWLAGVAALSVSKILDNMEIGHNVMHGQWDWMREPGLNSRVFEWDTVCPADQWKHSHNYVHHTFTNIHGRDRDIGYGVLRIDEGQEWNPYYLGNPVYAALLMLFFEWGVMLHDLEADNIVRGKRSWSDIKRLVKGQVRKAGRQVLKDYVVFPLLSGPLFLSTLAGNATANLVRNVWAYSIIFCGHFPSGVQTFTEEETENETRGEWYVRQMLGSANITGSTLFHIMSGNLSHQIEHHLFPDLPANRYPEIAPEVRALCEKYGLPYNTGPLGKQIGEVWGKLFRLALPPAPTGKTSPPGVIVMRERHPSEAGV
- a CDS encoding DUF742 domain-containing protein; the encoded protein is MTEPHRLPDRRMIALNRPAAWSDPRAAPPHQHADGGGDEPVVRPFLMTGGRTAPLVDGLRIETLVHARPAALSAPLRFEQQTVVRLCQQPRSVAEIAAALDVPVGVARIVVGDLVAAGHATAQTADELSTAAIERIRDLVRAL
- a CDS encoding DUF4254 domain-containing protein, which encodes MATEYAGGRIEFGGLPSAAELLHAFRSGADNAHPVLEAGYDLVRCHERRRHAQQAAHAPDAPSSRVAACSQVVDDVDGARTRLIDHIDTWVAEHVAHRAGASLHTETLGAVIDRMAAKWVAAHHALGLRMADPKGDRRTRVSVLSRRGGVDGEAHLQWVRLAELADGYKDLITDVTEHRRRLPVF
- a CDS encoding roadblock/LC7 domain-containing protein, which encodes MTTHLPDTGPHAFNWLLTDFVRSTDGVRDTVAVSSDGLLMAMSDGLDRAGADRLAAMVSGLVSLSRSASRSYDFDGLKLIMIEMRRGFLLVSAIADGSCIGVIAGSDADVGLVGYQMAVLADRAGALLTPALISELRESLRR
- a CDS encoding nitrate- and nitrite sensing domain-containing protein translates to MRPRTIRGQLTRVLVVSVLLALVLLGVIVARQVDAYRDTDTTVRGVSLALSVQDLVHELQRERGLTNGLLGGDAALRQTVDDQRAATDRARLALDSALTADAPGADQARVALERLTALGDTRDRVDARGADRTSTFQFYSDTIGALGRTRSGLEHARDDEIWRGLQALYALGDAKEFTGQERGFLNGVFAAGGFGPGEYVRFLTIRAGQNSALAAFRQDATAGQQARLDTVLHSEDAVRAAEAESVALASDRGPLTQPVAAGDWWARMTAVIDQQRDVQGSVGADIEHRADQLRRTAALQLGAYTGAAMLALFILVLLVVASARAIVRPLAALAGEADDVASRRLPELIHAWQAATDAEPDPPQQVRTPAGASTEIVSVAEAFDRVQVTAYELASQQALLQRNTTESLANLGRRNQNLVRRQLALISEFEREELDPKMLANMFELDHLATRMRRNAESLLVLVGEASPRRWSEPIPLTDVIRAALSEVDDYPRVVLRRVDDVAITGAVVSDLAHMLAELIENGLAFSPPDLEVEIYGRRLGQHYLLAIVDHGVGMSADQLADANARLRGDADFLVAPTRYLGHYVVGRLARRLGIEVELTVSPVSGVVARLLLPLGLLADPGTARPNATPDAAPAIRARDIDGHPATETTSEHAAAEVTQPTFRSTRRALALSPDPAPTTELPSVSTGNAGNGQAPERYSPGRHSLPASRETSANTSAGTPMDTSAGTPSGDPQPDPFPTLPPGPMKDSLYAAAAHRNRAAAAPEAPEPHTPDDTPVAEVQRTRNGLVKRNRKTRDAGARPAVAPRQPAAPAADRSPDQVRGMLTGFRAGHQRGESTERQRIPASTTQEEPR
- a CDS encoding ATP/GTP-binding protein → MSASSVKIVVSGGFGVGKTTFIGAISEIEPLSTEAAMTEVSVGVDDPGLREDKTTTTVAMDFGRITLDRTLVLYLFGTPGQERFEFLWDDLLDGALGGVILLDTARVEDCYPVLDYFEQRDTAFVVAVNRFDSGQHFDLDEVREALDIDESIHLVECDARDRTSVKQVLVELLEQVLLHRLSQAVAS